One region of Vibrio crassostreae genomic DNA includes:
- the copI gene encoding copper-resistant cuproprotein CopI translates to MKKLALAIALTISSSIALADMTMTNQGSMDHGNTINSEGMSDVGMPAPSLKPTKIAYVMLSDDMKITFKEEIKIEPNDVVQFVVMNTGKINHEFSIGSEKEQLEHREMMRKMSSQQMHHSGSSGNSITVEPGKAEQLIWSFHGDKNVELACNIPGHAEAGMTKDIKL, encoded by the coding sequence ATGAAAAAACTCGCACTAGCTATTGCCCTGACGATAAGTTCTTCTATTGCACTAGCGGATATGACAATGACTAACCAAGGATCAATGGATCATGGTAATACGATAAATTCAGAAGGGATGTCTGATGTCGGCATGCCTGCGCCTAGTTTAAAACCGACTAAAATCGCTTACGTCATGCTCTCAGACGATATGAAAATCACCTTTAAAGAAGAAATAAAGATTGAACCAAACGATGTTGTTCAGTTTGTGGTTATGAATACCGGAAAAATCAACCACGAATTTTCGATTGGTTCTGAAAAAGAGCAATTAGAACACAGAGAAATGATGAGAAAGATGAGCAGCCAGCAAATGCATCATTCAGGCAGTTCAGGCAATTCTATCACCGTCGAGCCAGGTAAAGCGGAACAACTAATCTGGAGTTTCCACGGTGATAAAAATGTAGAGCTTGCATGCAACATTCCGGGACACGCTGAAGCGGGGATGACTAAAGACATAAAACTTTAA
- a CDS encoding efflux RND transporter periplasmic adaptor subunit, translating into MKTIHVTTIALIIGATLGFGVQTVFTHSALGNEATSNTASNAKAKNEPLYWGAPMDPSYKRDKPGKSPMGMDLIPVYADDGAGESKPGTVTIDPSVENNLGVKVVQAQLTPLSPSIDTVGYIAFDESRLWQINVRVAGWIEKLNVNAIGDKVNQGDILFTLYSPELVKAQEELLNAYRTGRDGLIKGATERLITLGVDRPQIQSIVKRGRASQAIDIKAKAGGVVASLNVREGGYLSPAQTVISAGPLDNVWVDAEVFERQSQWVKTGSKAKMTLDALPGQEWDSEIDYVYPILDPQTRTLRLRLKFPNPQGDLKPNMFANITLQPITDESVLTIPKSAVIRSGGMTRVVLSEGEGKFRSARIRIGREAGDKVEVLEGLTDKSNVVSSAQFLLDSESSQSADLSRIEGLSTSESIWIEGNITMLMADFGLLTLQHLPVTEWDWDAGKMNFKVDSGIELSDLKEGYRVRFLVEKDKGSFSLKEIEPLGDEQ; encoded by the coding sequence ATGAAAACTATTCACGTAACAACTATTGCGCTCATTATTGGCGCGACACTGGGTTTTGGCGTGCAAACGGTATTTACGCATTCGGCTTTGGGTAATGAGGCAACCAGCAATACCGCAAGTAATGCTAAAGCCAAAAATGAGCCTCTTTACTGGGGTGCACCCATGGACCCAAGTTACAAACGCGATAAGCCGGGCAAATCCCCAATGGGTATGGACTTAATTCCTGTTTATGCCGACGATGGCGCCGGAGAAAGTAAACCTGGAACGGTTACCATTGATCCTTCCGTTGAAAACAATTTGGGTGTTAAAGTGGTCCAGGCACAGCTTACACCGCTGTCTCCAAGCATTGACACTGTAGGTTATATTGCGTTCGATGAAAGCCGTTTATGGCAAATTAACGTGCGTGTTGCCGGATGGATAGAAAAGCTTAACGTCAACGCTATCGGTGATAAAGTGAATCAGGGTGATATCTTGTTTACCCTTTACTCACCTGAACTGGTTAAGGCGCAGGAAGAACTTCTCAATGCATATCGTACAGGTCGTGATGGTTTAATCAAAGGCGCAACCGAGCGCCTCATCACATTGGGCGTAGACCGCCCCCAAATCCAGTCCATCGTAAAACGTGGCAGAGCGTCTCAAGCCATAGACATCAAAGCAAAAGCAGGCGGTGTCGTTGCCAGCTTAAATGTTCGTGAAGGCGGGTATTTGTCACCGGCTCAAACCGTGATAAGTGCAGGCCCACTTGATAACGTGTGGGTTGATGCCGAAGTCTTTGAACGTCAATCGCAATGGGTTAAAACGGGCAGCAAAGCGAAAATGACGCTGGATGCACTTCCAGGTCAGGAATGGGATAGTGAAATTGACTACGTCTATCCTATCTTAGATCCGCAAACCCGAACTCTCAGACTACGCCTTAAATTCCCTAATCCACAAGGCGATCTGAAACCTAACATGTTTGCCAACATCACCTTACAGCCTATCACCGATGAATCCGTACTGACCATTCCAAAATCGGCGGTCATTCGTTCAGGTGGCATGACGCGTGTTGTGCTGTCCGAAGGGGAAGGTAAGTTCCGCTCTGCGCGTATCCGTATTGGACGTGAAGCAGGAGATAAGGTCGAAGTTCTTGAAGGACTGACCGATAAAAGTAACGTCGTATCTTCTGCTCAATTCTTGCTGGATTCAGAGTCCAGTCAATCCGCAGATTTGTCGCGTATTGAGGGTCTTAGCACCAGCGAAAGTATATGGATAGAAGGCAACATCACCATGCTGATGGCAGATTTTGGCTTGCTTACCCTTCAACATTTACCGGTAACCGAATGGGACTGGGATGCGGGAAAGATGAATTTCAAAGTTGATTCAGGTATTGAGTTATCTGATCTTAAGGAAGGTTACCGTGTTAGGTTTCTAGTTGAAAAAGATAAGGGTAGTTTTTCATTAAAAGAGATTGAGCCTCTAGGAGACGAACAATGA
- a CDS encoding IS256 family transposase, with translation MKYVPWKDYKTITADLKEIYQATTEDEALLALEHFGDKWDEKYPQISRSWTAHWDNLNTLFSYPQDIRRAIYTTNAIESLNSVIRKATKKRKLFPTDESARKVVYLAIMNASKRWTMPIHHWKQALNRFMIMFEEQLTEYL, from the coding sequence ATGAAATACGTTCCGTGGAAAGACTACAAAACCATTACCGCAGACTTAAAGGAAATCTATCAAGCTACGACTGAAGATGAAGCTCTGTTGGCGCTAGAGCACTTTGGTGATAAATGGGATGAAAAGTACCCTCAAATCAGTCGCTCATGGACGGCTCATTGGGATAATCTCAATACTCTGTTCAGCTACCCTCAAGATATCCGTAGAGCTATCTATACAACGAATGCGATTGAATCTCTGAACAGCGTGATCAGAAAAGCGACCAAGAAACGTAAACTATTCCCGACAGATGAATCGGCTAGAAAGGTGGTGTACCTAGCGATAATGAATGCTTCCAAGAGGTGGACAATGCCAATCCATCACTGGAAGCAAGCTCTAAACCGTTTTATGATTATGTTCGAAGAGCAACTAACTGAATACTTGTAA
- a CDS encoding efflux RND transporter permease subunit: MINTIIRWSLSNRLIVLLATVALVAAGLFSVKNTPVDAIPDLSDVQVIIKTSYPGQAPQVVEDQVTYPLTTAMLAVPGAETVRGYSFFGDSYVYIIFNDKTDMYWARSRVLEYLSQVAPKLPENAKPTLGPDATGVGWVFSYVLQDKTGQHDLAQLRSLQDWFLKYELQTVDGVSEVATVGGMVKQYQIQIDPAKLRAYDLTLQQVNMAIKSGNQEAGASVIEVAEAEHMVRTTGYLTSIEDIQALPLKVTKEGTPLMLGDLADISVGPQMRRGISELNGEGEAVGGVIVMRFGENASKVISNVKAKLEELKHGLPEGVEIVPTYDRSTLINAAVDNLWKKLAEEFIVVAIVCALFLFHIRSSLVIALSLPVGILSAFIVMHLQGINANIMSLGGIAIAIGAMVDGAIVMIENVHKHIERTPLTDENRWQVIGDAAQEVGPPLFFSLLIITLSFVPVFALEGQEGKMFSPLAFTKSYAMAASAGLSVTLVPVLMGYFIRGKILPEHKNPVNRILVGLYRPLLNISLNYPKSMIVIAIALMASAYYPTSKLGSEFIPPLDEGDLMYMPTTFPGISIGKARELLQQMDKLIKTVPEVKSVWGKVGRADTATDPAPLTMIETVIQLKPHEEWRKGVTTESLRKEFNSLIQFPGVTNAWVMPIKTRIDMLSTGIKTPIGIKIVGPELKTIERIGSELEPILNGVSGTASVYAERVAGGRYVTVDIKRRAAARYGLSIKDVQQVVSTAVGGMNVGETIEGLERYPINVRYPQDYRDSVDKLQNLTLVTPNGARIALADVADVRYEDGPPVIKTENARPNGWVFVDIEDRDLGSYVSEAQKRVADELKLPAGYSLAWSGQYEYMERAKQRLSIVIPITLTIITLLLFFSFGRVGEVLIIMTTLPLAMVGGLWLMYVLNYNMSIAVGVGFIALSGVAVEIGVIMLVYLNQAWHFTKLKAQDKKVPILPDDLNNAIREGAGLRVRPVMMTVVTVIIGLIPIMYGEGAGSQIMQRIAAPMIGGMASALLLTLLVIPAMFKLWKQRETK; this comes from the coding sequence ATGATCAATACCATTATTCGCTGGTCCCTGAGCAATCGCCTTATCGTGCTACTGGCAACGGTTGCTCTGGTTGCTGCGGGCCTGTTTAGTGTTAAAAATACTCCCGTCGACGCTATTCCGGATCTTTCCGATGTGCAGGTCATCATAAAAACCAGCTATCCGGGACAGGCACCACAGGTTGTAGAAGATCAAGTCACCTACCCACTCACGACAGCAATGCTGGCTGTACCTGGGGCGGAAACCGTTCGTGGCTACTCCTTCTTCGGTGACTCCTACGTTTATATCATTTTTAATGATAAAACTGATATGTACTGGGCTCGCTCCCGGGTGTTGGAATATTTAAGTCAAGTTGCGCCTAAACTGCCTGAGAATGCCAAACCCACACTTGGGCCAGATGCGACTGGTGTCGGTTGGGTGTTCAGTTACGTATTGCAGGATAAAACCGGGCAGCATGACTTAGCTCAGCTGCGCAGTTTGCAGGACTGGTTCTTAAAATATGAACTGCAAACCGTCGATGGTGTATCGGAAGTGGCTACCGTTGGCGGCATGGTTAAACAGTATCAAATCCAGATTGATCCGGCAAAACTGCGAGCCTATGACCTAACGCTTCAACAAGTGAATATGGCCATTAAAAGCGGTAACCAGGAGGCCGGGGCATCCGTTATTGAAGTTGCTGAAGCAGAGCATATGGTCCGTACCACTGGTTATCTGACAAGTATAGAGGACATCCAGGCGTTACCACTCAAAGTAACGAAAGAAGGGACTCCTTTGATGCTGGGTGATCTCGCTGATATCTCAGTCGGCCCGCAAATGCGCCGTGGTATTTCCGAACTCAACGGAGAAGGTGAAGCCGTGGGTGGCGTTATTGTGATGCGCTTTGGCGAGAATGCGAGCAAGGTAATCAGTAATGTCAAAGCCAAACTGGAGGAGTTGAAACATGGCCTGCCAGAAGGTGTTGAGATTGTTCCGACTTATGACCGTTCAACGCTTATTAATGCAGCCGTAGATAACCTATGGAAAAAACTGGCGGAAGAGTTCATTGTAGTGGCGATTGTCTGCGCACTGTTCCTGTTCCATATTCGTTCATCTTTAGTTATCGCGCTGAGCCTGCCTGTCGGGATCCTGTCCGCATTTATCGTTATGCACTTGCAAGGTATCAACGCCAATATCATGTCACTGGGTGGTATTGCCATTGCGATAGGCGCTATGGTGGATGGTGCCATCGTAATGATAGAAAATGTGCATAAGCACATCGAACGAACGCCTCTTACCGATGAAAACCGTTGGCAAGTGATCGGAGATGCAGCTCAGGAAGTGGGTCCTCCGTTATTTTTCTCACTACTTATCATTACGCTAAGCTTTGTCCCTGTGTTTGCCCTAGAAGGGCAGGAAGGAAAGATGTTTTCACCTTTGGCATTCACGAAATCCTATGCAATGGCTGCATCGGCGGGCTTGTCGGTGACATTAGTCCCTGTGTTAATGGGTTATTTTATCCGCGGTAAAATTCTCCCTGAGCATAAGAACCCAGTAAACAGAATACTGGTTGGGCTGTATCGTCCGTTGCTAAATATTAGCCTTAATTATCCAAAATCTATGATAGTAATTGCGATTGCACTAATGGCTTCCGCTTACTATCCAACCAGCAAACTTGGCAGTGAATTTATTCCACCTCTGGATGAGGGCGATTTGATGTATATGCCAACTACTTTCCCTGGTATTTCCATTGGTAAAGCCCGTGAATTATTGCAACAAATGGATAAGCTAATAAAAACCGTTCCGGAAGTAAAATCGGTGTGGGGTAAAGTTGGACGCGCTGATACAGCAACTGATCCGGCGCCACTGACGATGATCGAAACAGTTATTCAATTGAAACCTCACGAAGAATGGCGAAAAGGAGTAACAACAGAATCTCTGCGTAAGGAATTCAATAGTCTGATCCAGTTCCCCGGTGTCACCAATGCTTGGGTAATGCCTATCAAAACCCGTATAGACATGCTATCTACTGGGATCAAAACGCCTATTGGTATTAAAATTGTCGGTCCGGAGCTAAAAACGATTGAACGTATTGGCTCGGAGCTTGAACCTATCTTAAATGGTGTTAGCGGTACCGCTTCTGTCTACGCAGAACGTGTTGCCGGTGGGCGCTATGTGACTGTGGATATCAAGCGTCGCGCCGCCGCACGCTATGGGTTGAGTATTAAAGATGTTCAGCAAGTGGTATCAACGGCTGTTGGCGGAATGAATGTGGGTGAAACCATTGAAGGGCTTGAGCGTTATCCTATCAATGTTCGCTATCCACAAGACTACCGCGACTCTGTCGATAAACTGCAAAACTTAACATTAGTTACGCCAAACGGTGCTCGAATAGCATTGGCAGATGTCGCAGATGTTCGCTATGAAGATGGTCCTCCTGTGATTAAAACCGAAAATGCTCGTCCTAATGGCTGGGTGTTTGTCGACATTGAAGACCGTGACCTCGGCTCTTACGTTAGTGAGGCTCAAAAGCGTGTGGCAGACGAGCTGAAACTCCCAGCAGGTTATTCACTTGCCTGGTCTGGTCAGTATGAATATATGGAGCGTGCTAAACAACGTCTCAGCATTGTTATTCCAATTACCCTCACAATTATTACGCTACTGCTGTTTTTCAGCTTTGGTCGTGTGGGAGAAGTACTGATCATAATGACGACATTACCACTCGCGATGGTTGGCGGGCTGTGGCTGATGTACGTTCTCAACTACAACATGTCTATCGCAGTAGGGGTCGGTTTTATTGCTCTGTCAGGTGTGGCCGTAGAGATTGGAGTGATCATGCTGGTTTATCTCAATCAGGCCTGGCATTTCACCAAGCTGAAAGCTCAGGATAAAAAAGTTCCCATACTGCCTGATGACCTCAACAACGCCATTCGTGAAGGCGCAGGATTGCGTGTCCGTCCAGTAATGATGACTGTCGTCACCGTTATTATTGGCTTGATCCCCATTATGTATGGAGAAGGCGCCGGCTCCCAAATTATGCAGCGAATTGCCGCTCCTATGATTGGTGGTATGGCCTCGGCCCTGCTACTGACTCTGCTCGTTATCCCAGCAATGTTTAAGCTGTGGAAACAGCGCGAAACAAAGTAA